In Brevinematia bacterium, a genomic segment contains:
- a CDS encoding FeoA family protein, translating into MVMRLSNTKLGNRGKIVKIEGNDEFKKRLLSMGFFEGEEVLVENISLFGSPIIVNVRSTKLALRKEEAERVVVDVS; encoded by the coding sequence ATGGTAATGAGGTTGAGCAATACAAAGTTGGGAAATAGAGGGAAGATAGTGAAGATAGAGGGGAATGATGAATTTAAGAAGAGGCTTTTGAGTATGGGTTTTTTTGAGGGAGAGGAGGTTTTAGTAGAGAATATTTCTCTTTTTGGCTCACCGATCATAGTGAATGTTAGGTCTACGAAGTTAGCATTGAGAAAGGAAGAAGCTGAGAGGGTAGTAGTAGATGTTTCTTAG
- a CDS encoding ribosomal-processing cysteine protease Prp: MIEVNISESSGSVKIELTGHSGYGKKGEDIVCAGISGVVQFLIVHLFNNLGKKGKFELSSGKGLIEIPKERDTSPLISSLIEYLKLVEKSYPGSVCLRFLSNE; encoded by the coding sequence ATGATAGAAGTAAACATTTCAGAAAGCTCGGGTAGTGTAAAAATAGAATTAACCGGACACTCTGGTTACGGAAAGAAAGGCGAAGACATTGTTTGCGCAGGTATATCTGGGGTAGTCCAATTTCTCATCGTTCACTTGTTCAATAATCTTGGAAAAAAAGGTAAGTTTGAACTATCTTCTGGAAAAGGGCTAATTGAAATACCTAAAGAGAGAGATACATCACCATTAATCTCCTCCCTAATAGAGTATCTTAAACTTGTGGAGAAGAGTTACCCCGGAAGTGTTTGCCTAAGATTTCTCTCTAACGAGTAA